GTGCAAGTATATTCAGCCTGCCTGTAATTATACTCATAAACAAAATGATTCTTGGAGCGAATATGAGGCTGTATTACAACACCGCACAAGCTGCGGGAAAAATAGCAATTTATTCTCTTTCGGCTTTAATAATAGTACGTGTTCTTAGAAGACTGTAAAAGAGAAAGGGAGATGAAAAGAGGATATGTTATTTATTCTGTTGATTATTGTTGGTGTTTTAGTAGTTCTTTGTGGATTAAGTTTGAAGATTATTAAAATATCTAAAGACACTAAAAGAAAAAATATCACAGATGTTATTGGAAGTGTTGAGGAAAATATCTTTGTAAAAAAAGTTCTTTATATTCTTACAAAGAATAAAGGCCATTGGTTGAACAGGTTTGAAGCCCGTGTACTGGAACTTAGCGAAGTTGGAATTAGTTTAAGAAGACTGTATCTGATTAAGATATTATGTTTTTTATTGTGTATTGTTGTTTTTTTGGCTATAAGATATACAAATATGGGTTATGAACAAAGACTTGTCATTGAGAGGACTGAGAAGGAGGATTCACTTTTTTATAGTCCGCAGTCACAGGATAATTGGCAATACCGCTTCTACAGGATAGTTTTATCAAAAGTTGGAGAGGATGTGCTTGAAAGCTCAGATGATACAGAATTGTACCGTCTGGTTGAAGAAAAAGTGGCTGAGGTTCTGAACTCATCAGATAAACAGGAGATTGATGAAAAAACAGGATGGTTTATAAATAAATGGGAGGATACACATAAAATAGGGTTTTTTAAACCTCGATATCTGTGGTTGATATTGATTTCGTTGTTCCTTCCGGACATATTTCTTGTTGTTTGGTGGCTTGTAAAGGGTGCATTATATAAAAAAGAGATAATCAAACTTGAATACATATTTCAACTCCTTGCCAGAATAGACGGAATAAAAACACTTGACATAATCTGTGAACTGGAGAAATCCTCAAAAACGTATGAAGATTGGCTTCGGCAATTTGCGGTAATATTCAGGTATGATAAAAAGAAGGGTTTTGATTACCTGAAAAACAAAAACGTTAAGAGCCTGTCGAAATTCACTGATATTATGGAAATATACAGTCTCCACGACAAGGAGGTTGCATTGCAAATACTGGACAGAGAGGCTATGGAGAGGGACGAGGCAATAATCATGGTAGCAGATGAAACACTGGACTTTATTGATTTAATAGCATTTATCAGCATTGTACCTTTGGTATATGAGCTGGCTAGACTTATGCTGAATCCTATGCTGGATATCGTTTATAAGGCCTTTGAATTCATTTAAAGGAGAGAGGTATGAAACAGGTAATCATAACTATAATAATGATGGCTATAGCACTGGCCCTTGTAATAGGCGCGGTAGTTCCATTAATAAGGCACGGGGCAGAAACGGGAAACCTTGCGGTAACCAAGGGGTACAGTGTACTTCCGCATATTGAAAATATTTTAAATTAAGATAGAAAGGGTAGGAAAAATATATGAAAAAAATAATTATCTCTATAGCAATGTTTGCAATAGCAATGGCACTTCTTGTTGCTGTAATTGTACCTCTTGCCAATCATGGCAGGGAGAACGGCGTTAAGGTTGAAGGGCAGTTGGATACCGTAGATTCGCAGATAAACACACTAAGCGGTACTATACGTTAATCGGGGGCATATATGAAAAATATAATAATTGCGATAATCATGTTTGCACTATGCGTAGCTTTGGTGATAGGAACTGTAGTTCCGACATCAGAGCTGATATCGGATACAGGCGAAAAGGTTTATCAGTCTGTAAAAAAACTTAACGATAACATTAAGGATGATTGATTGCACTAAACTTGGGAGGATGGATGAATAAAATATATGCATTTCTTATTATTATTCCTTTAATTGCAGTTCTCTTTTTTAAAACCCTCACATTTTATGAATATGATACCAAGCAAAGGTATGTAAAAAATACGGTGGATAGTGTTGCTCACAAGGTTATGATTACAGGGGTTATGACTGTTAGCGACCAGGAAGAACTTCTTGAAAAGCTCGGCAAACTGGGGACTTTCCGGGCCAGTAATATTAGTATCAAATGCGGAAACGTACAGTCGGATGGAACAGTTGGCGGCCTTGGCAACTATGTTTTGGGAAGTGTTCTGGACAGGGGAGAAATATTCAGTATATATGTTGAATCGGAGAATGAGAGCATTTTTTCCGAAACGGAGGTTAATTCTGATAATGAAGGCAATGAATTACACTACAGGGCGAAAGCTACATGCAGGGTTGAAAAAAACAGTGGGGAGGATTAAGAGCCGGAAAGGTGGGGGCTTGGGAGTGCTTTTCATAGGTTTGGCTGTAAGCTTTCTTGTATTGCTTGTATTTGTAAGCGTAGCAGACTATGCAGTTTATACCTATAAAAGGAATTCTATTTCCAAGGCAATGGATTATGCCGTAACTGCAGCAGTACAGAATATTAACAAAGATAAAAGCCTTGAAGGACTTTCAGAGGGATTTAATGAAAACACGGGAACAAGGCTTACAGACAGTATTGAAATAGATGTTGACAGGGCTGAAATAACCTTTCTTTCAGTGCTTGAATCAAACTTCAATCAAGAACAAACAGATATAAAAGGAAATTTACTTATTTGTGCTACATCAGTTAGTGGAGAAGATATAAACTATAAGATAAAAACATCATCAGGAGAGGTATTGGTCGGAACTGTTGAGACCCCTTACTTAATTGAAGACAGAATTAATGATGCAGCAAAGGGATGCTGGCCGGATTCGTATGAGGACAGTAGCAGAATATCAATAAACGCCAATCCTAAAACAAATATGGTTGAGAGAGGTACTTATTTATTTGCTTATATAAAGGGTATAAGAATTACCGGGATATTTACTGAAAGAAAATTGGCTCTATCATGCTTTGGGGGGGCAAAGCTTGATAGAGCCAATGTGAAGAACTAAATAAATTAACCCAATTGCTGCAACAGTTTATGGAGATATTTTTGAAGCTGGACTATCTCTTCCATAGGCAAGTCAATACAGCTGCCAATTCTGTTGGGGATATCCAGGGCCTTATCCCGTAAATTTTTTCCCTCTTCGGTTAACCTTATATAAACATTTCTTTCGTCATCAGAGCTTCTTTGCCTGACAACCAGATTCTGCGACTCCATTTTTTTAAATAATGGGGTTAATGTACCGGAATCAAGAAACAACTTTTTGCCAAGATCCTTTACGGTTATATTATCCTCTTCCCAAAGGGCCATAAGAGCTATATATTGAGTATACGTAATCCCTAAGGGGTCAAGATAAGGTTTATATTTTTTTATGATTTCCTTTGAACACGCATACAGGGGAAAGCATAGCTGATTTTCCAATTTCAGTTTATCGTACGGCATATAAATTCTCCTTAAAAAGTCATCTTAAAATTAGAATATCATACAATTCAATTTTATAAAACCATATCGAATAACGGTATTTGAAATCAGCCACAGGCAAAGGAACTAGCTCTCCAAAAGTTCCTGTATTTTCGCTTCCATATTCTCAGGCTTATAAGTTGGAGAATATCTTCCCACAACGTTACCATTACGGTCAATTAAGATCTTTGTAAAGTTCCATTTAATGTTTGAACCTACAATACTCTGGCCTAAATCTTTAAGAACTTTCATAAAGGAAGAAGTTTCCTGGTTCTCCTTATCAGCTGGGGTTGCCTTTTTCAAAAATGTATATAATGGGTCTGCATTACTTCCGTTAACATCAATCTTCGAAAAGGTTTTAAAAGAAACTCCATATTTCAACTGACAAAACTCAACTATTTCTTCTTCAGTTCCGGGAGCCTGATTCAAAAACTGGTTGCAGGGAAAATCAAGAATTTCCAAGCCCTTGTCCTTATATGTTCTATACAGGTTCTCCAAAGCTTCATATTGAGGTGTAAATCCGCAGCCTGTTGCAGTATTAACAATAAGAAGAACCTTACCTCTATAGGAATCCATTGAAATTTCATTCTTTTGAGCATCTTTTACCTTAAAATCATAAATTGTCATGTATATACCTCCTATTGAATAAAATTAAATTGTTTACAATTAGATTATATAAGATTAAATTTATAATGTCAATCTTAAATTTATTGTTATTGTTTACTGTTTACTATATACATATAACATGGTTTTTAGTGTAAAATAGCAATAACAATCTATATGGAGTAATCAATGAAAAAATTTAAGAAGGTATATATAGAGATAACTAATGTATGTAATCTGAAATGCAGCTTTTGTCCTGATTCCGGAAGGCTGCCGGGATTTATGGATATAAAGGGGTTTACGCACATAATACGTCAAGTGAAACCATTTTGTGATTATGTATATTTACATATTATGGGAGAGCCATTATTAAACCCAAATCTGAAAAGTTTTCTGAAAATATGTTATGACAGCTTAATCAAAGTCAACATCACGACGAATGGAACCTTGTTAAACAGATGCGGTGAGTTGCTGCTGAATTCAAAGGCGTTACGGAAGGTAAGCATTTCACTTCACAGTTTTGAGGCCAATGAAGGAAATGGATTATTGGACAGCTATATAAATAACACTGTCAGTTTTATAAAAAAGGCTGTTGAGAAGGGTATCATTTGCGAACTAAGGCTTTGGAATATGGACAATGGCCAATTAAAAGGTATTAACGACTTGAACGACGAGATTATAAAAAAGCTGGAAGAGTCCTTTCAGCCCGGTTTTGATTTATGGCTTGCTGTTAAGAACCAGGTGAATGTAAAACTACAGGACAGGCTATTTATAAGTAGGGCTGAAATCTTTGAATGGCCGGACGTAAGCAAAGATATTATGGATGAGAAAGTGTTCTGTTACGGGTTGAGAGACCAATTTGGAATTCTAGTGGACGGGACGGTTGTTCCATGCTGTCTTGACAGCGATGGGAATATTCCCTTGGGTAATATTTTCTCAGAGTCTCTCAGTGATATTCTATATTCTGAAAGGGCCCGACGAATATATGAAGGGTTTTCAGGAAGAAAGGCCGTAGAAGAGCTTTGTAAAAAATGCGGATATGCAAAGCGTTATAAATGATTAATAAAGGGGTACAAATAAATTACAGCAATTGTACTGCCTAAATGGTATAATAACACATAAGATAAAACGAGTAACAAAGGAGAATCAGGCAGTTGAATATTTTATCCGCTGAAGGTATTTCAAAAAGCTATAGTGAAAAAATATTATTTAATGATATATCGTTGGGTATAGGCGAGGGAGATAAGATAGGGCTTATAGGCGTCAACGGAACAGGCAAAAGCACTCTTTTGAAGGTAATTGCAGGTATTGAGAGTGTTGATACCGGAAATATAATAAAGTCCAACAAAGTACGAGTAGGCTATCTTGAACAAAGTCCCGCTTTTGAGCCGGGAACAACGGTGCTTCAACAGGTATTTAACGGACATTCCCCTGTTATGGTGCTGCTGAGGGAGTATGAAGATATACTTTTAAAAAGCAGTCAGAATCCGGCAGATCAGAAACTTGAAAAAAGACTTCTGGATTTAATGCATCAAATGGATACAATGAACGCCTGGACGTTGGAAAGTGAAGCGAAAACCATACTTACAAGACTGGGAATCGATAGTTTTGAGGCGGATGTGGCAACTTTGTCGGGGGGACAGAGAAAGAGAATCGCAATGGCAGGAGCATTGATTAATCCCACTG
This region of Clostridium sp. BNL1100 genomic DNA includes:
- a CDS encoding radical SAM/SPASM domain-containing protein; translation: MKKFKKVYIEITNVCNLKCSFCPDSGRLPGFMDIKGFTHIIRQVKPFCDYVYLHIMGEPLLNPNLKSFLKICYDSLIKVNITTNGTLLNRCGELLLNSKALRKVSISLHSFEANEGNGLLDSYINNTVSFIKKAVEKGIICELRLWNMDNGQLKGINDLNDEIIKKLEESFQPGFDLWLAVKNQVNVKLQDRLFISRAEIFEWPDVSKDIMDEKVFCYGLRDQFGILVDGTVVPCCLDSDGNIPLGNIFSESLSDILYSERARRIYEGFSGRKAVEELCKKCGYAKRYK
- a CDS encoding MarR family transcriptional regulator, with product MPYDKLKLENQLCFPLYACSKEIIKKYKPYLDPLGITYTQYIALMALWEEDNITVKDLGKKLFLDSGTLTPLFKKMESQNLVVRQRSSDDERNVYIRLTEEGKNLRDKALDIPNRIGSCIDLPMEEIVQLQKYLHKLLQQLG
- a CDS encoding glutathione peroxidase; this encodes MTIYDFKVKDAQKNEISMDSYRGKVLLIVNTATGCGFTPQYEALENLYRTYKDKGLEILDFPCNQFLNQAPGTEEEIVEFCQLKYGVSFKTFSKIDVNGSNADPLYTFLKKATPADKENQETSSFMKVLKDLGQSIVGSNIKWNFTKILIDRNGNVVGRYSPTYKPENMEAKIQELLES